A window of Cottoperca gobio chromosome 16, fCotGob3.1, whole genome shotgun sequence contains these coding sequences:
- the trpv6 gene encoding transient receptor potential cation channel subfamily V member 6, with translation MMKEFPVKRSAPSELNHWWSQLRFRLQNKKGWNEMLDETFMLHTKYINEIPLFYAAKKNSVGCIKKLLSCASTNIFERGALGETALHVAVMTDNLDSAVALMDGAPELINEPMTSELFQGVTPLHIAVVNQNINLVHHLISRGGDVATPRATGLYFRKRIGGLIYYGEHILSFAACAGNEDIISMIIDAGASTRVQDYRGNTVLHILVLQPNKTIACQAIELIMARDAELDQLVPLDMVPNYRGLTPFKLAAREGNVVAFQHLVNKRRVIQWNLGPLTSNLYDLTEIDSWADNMSVLELIVGSHQREARRILEVTPVRQLVCLKWNLYGKHYFRLLLLLYLLYIGTFTLCCAYRPLKDAPENYSESDMDKTIRVQKTLKESYVTHEDNLRLAGEIISILGAFVILLLEIPDILRVGAKRYFGQTALGGPFHVILIGYACLVVLLCVFRACEVQGEAVVMSVCLVLGWSNVMFFARGFEMLGPYVIMIQKIIFGDLTKFMWLSFIVLIGFSTSLWMVYMTQEPESIPSYRSFPITLFSQFELSVGLIDLPVDHTIATPPIVHVLHCTFSVVSYILLLNLLIAMMSDTHWRVAQERDELWRTQVVATTLMLERKLPRCLWPRLGVCGLNYGLRERWYLRVEDRNDPMLQKMRRYVKAFSKEEEKEGLEKTDTLKGSISGTPKLRPKNRAGFNNRRSLTGWQMIRHSAFGLEMEQDDTEDDQDMKYV, from the exons ATGATGAAGGAGTTCCCGGTCAAACG ATCGGCTCCGAGCGAGCTCAACCATTGGTGGAGTCAGCTGAGGTTTCGCCTTCAAAACAAGAAAGGATGGAACGAGATGTTGGATGAGACGTTTATGCTCCACACCAAATA cATAAATGAAATTCCTCTCTTCTATGCGGCTAAAAAGAACAGTGTTGGGTGCATCAAGAAACTGCTGAGTTGTGCATCCACTAATATCTTTGAGAGAG GAGCTCTTGGTGAGACAGCGCTTCATGTTGCTGTGATGACTGATAACCTGGACTCTGCTGTGGCTCTGATGGACGGAGCTCCTGAACTCATCAACGAGCCCATGACCTCCGAGCTCTTCCAAG GTGTTACTCCTCTCCACATCGCTGTGGTGAATCAGAACATTAATCTGGTTCATCATCTGATCAGTCGTGGGGGTGACGTGGCTACACCTCGAGCCACCGGTCTGTACTTCAGGAAGAGGATAGGTGGACTCATATACTATG GTGAGCACATCCTGTCTTTTGCTGCATGTGCTGGGAATGAGGACATTATCTCCATGATAATTGATGCAGGGGCCAGCACCAGGGTCCAGGATTACCGTG GTAACACAGTGCTTCACATTTTGGTTCTGCAGCCCAACAAGACGATTGCGTGCCAGGCCATTGAGCTGATCATGGCACGCGATGCAGAGCTGGACCAGTTAGTGCCACTTGACATGGTGCCCAACTACCGAGGCCTTACACCTTTTAAACTGGCTGCCAGAGAGGGAAATGTTGTG GCGTTTCAGCACCTGGTTAATAAAAGGCGTGTAATCCAGTGGAATCTGGGCCCTCTGACATCTAATCTGTATGACCTGACGGAGATCGATTCATGGGCAGACAACATGTCAGTGCTGGAGCTCATCGTAGGCAGCCACCAGAGAGAG GCAAGAAGGATTCTGGAGGTGACCCCTGTGAGGCAGCTGGTTTGTCTTAAGTGGAACCTGTATGGAAAACATTACTTCAG gctgctgctgttactgtatCTCCTGTATATCGGGACCTTCACACTGTGTTGTGCATATCGCCCTCTAAAGGACGCTCCAGAGAACTACTCAGAGTCAGACATGGACAAAACCATCCGGGTCCAGAAAACACTTAAA GAGAGTTATGTGACGCATGAGGACAACCTGCGGCTGGCGGGCGAGATCATCAGCATTCTGGGAGCTTTTGTCATCCTGTTGCTGGAG ATCCCTGATATACTAAGAGTAGGGGCAAAGCGCTATTTTGGCCAGACAGCACTGGGAGGCCCCTTCCATGTCATCCT TATCGGCTACGCATGCCTGgtggtgctgctgtgtgtgttcagagccTGCGAGGTGCAGGGAGAGGCTGTGGTGATGTCCGTGTGTTTAGTTCTCGGCTGGAGCAACGTCATGTTCTTCGCCCGAGGTTTTGAAATGCTCGGCCCTTATGTCATCATGATACAGAAG ATTATATTTGGAGACCTGACAAAGTTTATGTGGCTGAGTTTCATTGTGCTCATTGGTTTTTCCACCT CTCTGTGGATGGTGTATATGACCCAGGAGCCTGAGTCCATTCCATCATATCGCTCCTTCCCCATCACCCTCTTCTCCCAGTTTGAGCTGAGCGTGGGCCTCATAGATCTGCCTGTGGACCACACCATCGCAACCCCCCCGATCGTCCACGTGCTGCACTGCACCTTCTCAGTCGTCTCCTACATCCTTCTGTTAAATCTACTGATAGCCATGATGAGTGACACACACTGGAGGGTGGCCcaggagagagatgagctcTGGAGGActcag GTGGTAGCCACAACGTTGATGCTAGAGAGGAAGCTGCCCCGCTGCCTGTGGCCTCGGCTCGGAGTGTGTGGGCTCAACTACGGTCTGAGGGAGCGCTGGTATCTAAG AGTTGAGGACCGAAACGATCCAATGTTGCAAAAGATGCGACGTTACGTCAAGGCTTTCTccaaagaagaggaaaaggagggatTGGAAAAGACGGACACATTGAAGGGGTCCATCTCAGGAACCCCCAAGCTCAGACCTAAAAACAGAGCAGGGTTTAACAACAGGAGGTCTCTGACAGGGTGGCAGATGATTCGCCACAGTGCTTTTGGTTTGGAGATGGAGCAGGACGATACGGAGGATGACCAGGACATGAAATATGTTTAG
- the ephb6 gene encoding ephrin type-B receptor 5, with protein sequence MLLDTTESTSELGWTTYPDTGWDEVSVLDDRGKLIRTFEVCNINQSPRLQDNWLATPFVLRHSAPRVFITLRFSVRDCASLRSPSPTCRETLTLYYKQADSQRELERTWAAEPSNGGKETREGWVKVDTIAADKSFSKVEPSLPHQYQPNRYSRINIKTRSFAPLTRNGFVVAIVDSGACVSLMGVSIFYRRCPATSMYLASYPATPSGVEPTALVPLSGTCVPHSKAQGGTPPRMHCNAEGEWMVPVGGCVCDDGYEQNLNGSACLACPVSYFKSVAGTTPCSLCPSNSRTSQEGSSVCECRSGFYRAAKDANSTACTTPPSAPVSVSWEYESADGGVSLRWRPPVDMGGRSEVSYGVVCRICPSATFTNPALCSWCGEGVTFSPSQTNLKQTKVTLNNLLTRVTYLIQVQAMNEVSALSPFPTRYTSINFTTSQSVPSTVPMMHQLSRAPDSITLSWPQPDRPNGDILEYQLRYYDKGSDVDSAASVYSETNTVTVSTLIPGSIYAFQIRARNERGYGPYSSTIYFTTLPLEEHSQQIQNRLPLLVGSVMGGAAFLLVVAAIVVVVVFRSKRRESPYSDRLQRYISNRGGVKYYVDPSTYEDPSEAVKEFAREIDPTHVKIEEVIGAAQFGEVSRGRYRPLGRREVLVAVKTLRWGASDREKGMFLSEAGVMGQFDHPNVLKLEGVITRTPPERIITEFMENGPLDAFLRENEGQFSVLQLIGMLRGVGAGMRYLSERNFVHRDLAARNVLVNSNLVCKVSDFGLSRLMRGMDQNIPTYTASLGSKIPVRWTAPEAFQHRKFSSASDAWSFGILMWEVMSYGERPYWDMSNQEP encoded by the exons tgGGATGAAGTCAGTGTCCTGGACGACCGCGGGAAGCTCATACGAACCTTCGAGGTCTGTAATATCAACCAAAGTCCCCGTCTGCAAGACAACTGGTTGGCTACACCCTTCGTGTTACGGCACTCTGCCCCACGGGTGTTTATCACGCTGCGTTTCTCGGTGCGTGACTGCGCCAGCCTGCGATCACCGTCACCCACCTGCCGAGAGACACTCACCCTGTATTACAAACAGGCCGACTCCCAGAGGGAGCTGGAGAGGACCTGGGCAGCTGAG CCTTCCAACGGAGGGAAGGAGACCAGGGAGGGCTGGGTGAAGGTCGACACCATCGCGGCTGATAAGAGTTTCTCCAAGGTGGAGCCCAGTTTGCCTCACCAGTATCAACCCAACAGATACAGCCGAATCAACATCAAGACACGCAGCTTTGCCCCGCTCACACGCAATGG ATTTGTCGTGGCCATCGTTGACAGTGGAGCTTGTGTTTCCCTCATGGGTGTGTCTATCTTCTACCGGCGTTGTCCAGCCACCAGCATGTACTTGGCGTCTTACCCGGCGACTCCCTCAGGGGTGGAGCCGACGGCCTTAGTTCCCCTGAGCGGGACATGTGTGCCCCACAGTAAAGCACAGGGAGGCACGCCCCCTCGTATGCACTGCAATGCTGAAGGGGAGTGGATGGTTCCTGTAGGAGGATGTGTCTGCGATGACGGCTATGAGCAGAACCTCAATGGATCTGCCTGTTTGG cttgTCCGGTGAGCTACTTCAAGTCCGTTGCGGGCACCACTCCCTGCTCGCTGTGTCCCTCCAACAGCAGAACCAGCCAGGAGGGAtcgagtgtgtgtgaatgtcgcAGCGGCTTTTACCGGGCAGCCAAAGATGCCAACTCTACTGCCTGCACAA CTCCTCCATCTGCTCCGGTCTCTGTGTCCTGGGAGTATGAGAGCGCCGATGGCGGGGTGTCCTTAAGGTGGCGCCCTCCAGTGGACATGGGAGGCCGCAGCGAAGTGTCATACGGGGTGGTGTGTCGCATCTGCCCCTCAGCCACCTTCACAAACCCGGCGTTATGCTCTTGGTGTGGAGAGGGCGTCACCTTCAGCCCCTCCCAGACAAACCTGAAACAAACCAAGGTCACCCTCAACAACCTGCTCACCAGAGTCACTTATCTCATACAG GTGCAAGCCATGAATGAGGTGTCAGCGTTGAGTCCTTTTCCAACTCGATACACAAGCATCAATTTCACTACGAGCCAGTCAG TTCCCAGCACagttcccatgatgcaccagcTGAGCCGAGCCCCAGACTCCATCACTCTCTCGTGGCCTCAGCCGGACAGGCCCAATGGAGACATTCTGGAGTACCAGCTCAGATACTATGACAAG GGTTCAGATGTGGACAGTGCAGCGAGTGTGTACAGTGAGACCAACACGGTGACCGTCAGCACTCTGATCCCCGGCTCCATCTACGCCTTCCAGATCAGAGCTCGAAATGAACGGGGCTACGGCCCCTACAGCAGCACCATCTACTTCACCACGCTGCCTCTGG AGGAACATTCACAGCAGATCCAGAATCGTCTTCCTCTGCTGGTTGGGTCAGTGATGGGTGGAGCAGCATTTCTCCTGGTGGTGGCAGCGAtcgtggtggtggtggtattTCGCAG TAAGAGGAGGGAGAGTCCGTACAGCGATAGACTCCAGAGGTACATCAGCAACCGAG GCGGAGTTAAGTATTACGTGGACCCCTCCACATATGAGGACCCCAGTGAGGCTGTCAAAGAGTTTGCCCGTGAGATAGATCCCACTCATGTGAAGATTGAAGAGGTGATCGGTGCAG CCCAGTTTGGGGAGGTTTCTCGGGGTCGCTACCGTCCGCTGGGTCGCAGGGAGGTGCTGGTGGCGGTGAAGACTCTACGCTGGGGGGCGTccgacagagagaaggggatgTTCCTCAGTGAAGCCGGGGTCATGGGACAGTTTGACCATCCTAACGTACTGAAGTTGGAGGGTGTGATCACTCGTACCCCTCCAGAGAGGATCATCACAGAGTTCATGGAGAACGGGCCCCTGGACGCCTTCCTTAGG GAGAACGAGGGCCAGTTCAGCGTCCTCCAGCTTATCGGGATGCTCAGAGGAGTTGGTGCAGGGATGCGTTACCTCTCTGAGAGAAACTTTGTCCACCGGGACTTGGCGGCCAGGAACGTGTTGGTCAACTCCAACCTGGTCTGTAAAGTGTCTGACTTCGGCCTGTCTCGACTCATGAGGGGCATGGACCAGAACATACCGACATACACTGCCTCCCTG GGCAGTAAGATTCCTGTGAGGTGGACGGCACCAGAAGCCTTTCAGCATCGCAAATTCAGCTCAGCAAGTGACGCCTGGAGCTTCGGCATACTCATGTGGGAAGTGATGTCGTATGGAGAGCGTCCATACTGGGACATGAGCAATCAAGAA CCGTAG